The following proteins are encoded in a genomic region of Sorangiineae bacterium MSr12523:
- a CDS encoding FGGY-family carbohydrate kinase has translation MSEFYLGVDVGTGSARAALFDGIGTMAGMGTHPIEMFRPADDFVEQSSDDIWRACCIAVKAALAQAKIDPARVAGIGFDATCSLVALGDNDAPVSVSPSGKDAQNVIVWMDHRAVEQANRINAGKHEVLRYVGGIISPEMETPKLLWLKEHLPAAWGRARKFFDLPDYLTYRATGNDTRSLCSTTCKWTYVAKNGGWDASYFRSIGLGDLADEGYARIGTRVRPMGEGIGGLTETAARELGLVPGIPVGVSIIDAHAGGIGTLGMAIDGAVPSEDELQTRLALIGGTSSCHMAVSREARFVQGVWGPYESAMVPELWLAEGGQSATGALLDFTIASHARAAELAQEAAQRGTRVEALLNERLDALTKETGAAFTGELTRELHVLPDHHGNRSPRADPTARGMVSGLKLDDGVDALARLYLATIQGIAYGTRHIIDALSQSGYAIRTLVACGGGTKNPMFLQQHADATRCKVVVPKEPEAVLLGAAILGAVASGNHRSIVSAMGAMSGAGRVVVPTQKDASRDFHDRKYKVFLAMYEHQMRYRALMAGLPA, from the coding sequence ATGAGCGAGTTTTACCTAGGTGTGGACGTGGGCACGGGGAGCGCGCGCGCTGCGCTCTTCGATGGTATCGGTACCATGGCGGGAATGGGCACCCATCCCATCGAGATGTTTCGTCCGGCCGACGACTTCGTGGAGCAGTCCTCGGACGACATTTGGCGGGCATGCTGCATCGCGGTGAAGGCCGCACTCGCGCAGGCGAAAATCGACCCCGCGCGCGTGGCGGGCATCGGCTTCGATGCAACGTGCTCGCTGGTGGCCTTGGGGGACAATGACGCGCCGGTGAGCGTGAGCCCCAGCGGCAAGGACGCGCAAAACGTCATCGTGTGGATGGACCACCGCGCGGTGGAGCAGGCGAACCGCATCAACGCGGGCAAGCACGAGGTGCTGCGCTACGTGGGCGGGATCATCTCGCCCGAGATGGAGACGCCCAAGTTGCTCTGGTTGAAGGAGCATCTGCCGGCGGCGTGGGGGCGAGCTCGCAAATTCTTCGACCTACCGGACTACCTGACGTACCGCGCCACGGGCAACGATACGCGCTCGCTCTGCAGCACCACCTGCAAGTGGACCTACGTGGCGAAGAACGGCGGGTGGGACGCGTCGTACTTCCGCAGCATCGGGCTCGGTGATTTGGCCGACGAGGGCTACGCGCGCATCGGAACGCGGGTGCGGCCCATGGGCGAGGGCATCGGCGGGCTGACCGAAACCGCAGCGCGCGAGTTGGGACTCGTGCCCGGGATACCCGTGGGGGTATCCATCATCGACGCGCACGCGGGCGGCATCGGCACGTTGGGCATGGCCATCGACGGTGCCGTTCCGAGCGAGGACGAGTTGCAGACGCGGCTCGCGCTGATCGGCGGCACATCGAGCTGCCACATGGCGGTCTCGCGCGAGGCGCGCTTCGTTCAAGGCGTGTGGGGACCGTACGAATCGGCCATGGTGCCCGAGCTTTGGCTCGCCGAGGGGGGGCAGTCGGCCACGGGGGCGCTGCTCGACTTCACCATCGCCTCGCATGCGCGCGCCGCGGAGCTCGCGCAGGAGGCGGCGCAGCGTGGAACGCGGGTGGAGGCGCTCCTCAACGAGCGGCTCGACGCGCTCACGAAGGAGACCGGGGCCGCGTTCACCGGAGAGCTCACCCGGGAGCTGCACGTGCTGCCGGATCATCACGGCAATCGCTCGCCGCGGGCGGACCCGACGGCACGTGGGATGGTCTCGGGGCTCAAACTGGACGACGGTGTCGATGCGCTGGCGCGCCTCTACCTCGCCACCATCCAGGGCATCGCTTACGGGACGCGTCATATCATCGACGCACTGAGTCAATCTGGATATGCGATTAGGACATTGGTCGCATGCGGCGGTGGGACGAAAAACCCGATGTTCCTTCAGCAGCACGCTGACGCAACGCGTTGCAAGGTGGTCGTGCCGAAAGAACCAGAGGCCGTGTTGCTCGGTGCAGCAATCCTTGGGGCGGTCGCGTCCGGCAATCATCGGAGCATTGTCTCAGCCATGGGCGCGATGAGCGGAGCCGGCCGTGTGGTCGTGCCGACGCAAAAAGATGCGTCACGCGACTTTCACGATCGCAAATACAAGGTTTTTCTGGCTATGTACGAGCACCAGATGCGCTACCGTGCACTGATGGCCGGTCTACCGGCGTGA
- a CDS encoding Uma2 family endonuclease, translated as MIIRPDWVCEVISSSTARIDRGKKMRIYRREGVGHLWLLSPTLQTLEVYRLERERWVLIETYEGDEEVHAEPFDAVPLALAGLWPTPVSPPGDAGSDPARQPPR; from the coding sequence ATGATTATCCGACCCGATTGGGTTTGCGAAGTCATCTCATCGTCCACGGCGCGCATCGATCGCGGCAAGAAGATGCGCATCTATCGGCGCGAAGGCGTCGGTCACCTGTGGCTCTTGAGTCCAACGTTGCAGACCCTCGAGGTGTACCGCCTGGAACGAGAGCGATGGGTCCTCATCGAGACCTACGAGGGCGACGAAGAAGTACACGCCGAACCCTTCGACGCCGTTCCTCTCGCCCTCGCAGGGCTTTGGCCTACTCCCGTCAGTCCCCCTGGCGATGCCGGATCCGATCCAGCCCGACAGCCACCACGATGA
- a CDS encoding FliI/YscN family ATPase, whose protein sequence is MAADLDLGAIKAKLAATPTLRPKGRVLGVTGLALRFTLPGARVGDVVEVRRRGTPLPCEIVGFDEGEVIAMPLGALTGVGPDDEVEATGVVSGVRAHPSLLGRVVDGLGRPLDGGSDIPGDEWVPVDRDPPPALERRRVDKPIATGVRVLDGLLTLGEGQRVGLFAGSGVGKSSLLGAVARGAWADVVVMGLVGERGREVGEFLDHALGEEGRARSVVVVATSDVSALERLRSAQVATAYAEYFRDQGARVMLLIDSVTRFARAQREIGLAAGEPPARRGYPPSVFAALPRLLERAGQAAHGSITAIYTILVEGSDMDEPIADEVRGILDGHVVLDRAIAARGHYPAVDVTASLSRVMDGIVSAEHRNAARRLRAMVATYEAKRDLVTLGAYAKGSDRELDEALLHMPRIEQFLRQDAKERVPFDDTVARLSRVVFGS, encoded by the coding sequence GTGGCCGCCGATCTCGACCTCGGCGCTATCAAAGCGAAGCTGGCGGCGACGCCCACATTGCGACCGAAGGGTCGCGTGCTCGGCGTAACGGGCCTGGCGCTGCGTTTCACATTGCCGGGTGCACGCGTGGGCGACGTCGTCGAGGTGCGGCGACGCGGTACGCCGCTTCCCTGCGAAATCGTCGGCTTCGACGAGGGCGAGGTCATCGCCATGCCGCTCGGCGCCCTCACGGGTGTCGGCCCCGACGACGAGGTGGAAGCCACCGGCGTCGTCTCGGGTGTGCGCGCCCATCCATCGCTGCTCGGCCGCGTCGTCGATGGCCTCGGGCGCCCGCTCGATGGCGGCAGCGACATCCCCGGCGACGAATGGGTCCCCGTCGATCGCGATCCTCCGCCCGCGCTCGAACGGCGCCGCGTGGACAAGCCCATCGCGACGGGCGTGCGCGTGCTCGACGGGCTCCTCACGTTGGGCGAAGGACAGCGCGTGGGCCTCTTCGCCGGTTCGGGCGTTGGCAAAAGCTCGCTGCTCGGCGCCGTCGCACGCGGCGCCTGGGCGGATGTCGTGGTGATGGGCCTCGTCGGCGAGCGCGGTCGCGAGGTGGGCGAGTTCCTCGATCACGCGCTCGGTGAAGAAGGCCGCGCGCGCAGCGTCGTCGTCGTGGCCACCAGCGACGTTTCCGCGCTCGAGCGACTGCGCTCGGCGCAAGTGGCCACCGCCTACGCGGAGTACTTCCGCGACCAAGGCGCACGGGTCATGCTGCTCATCGACTCCGTCACGCGCTTTGCGCGCGCCCAGCGCGAAATCGGCCTTGCCGCGGGCGAGCCGCCGGCCCGCCGCGGTTACCCGCCCAGCGTCTTCGCGGCGCTCCCGCGCCTGCTCGAGCGCGCCGGCCAAGCGGCCCACGGATCCATCACGGCGATCTACACGATCCTCGTCGAGGGCAGCGACATGGACGAGCCCATCGCCGACGAAGTGCGGGGCATCCTCGACGGCCACGTCGTACTGGACCGCGCCATCGCTGCGCGCGGTCACTACCCCGCCGTCGACGTCACCGCATCGTTGTCGCGCGTCATGGACGGCATCGTCAGCGCCGAGCACCGCAACGCCGCGCGGCGGCTGCGTGCCATGGTCGCCACCTACGAGGCGAAGCGCGATCTCGTGACATTGGGCGCTTACGCCAAGGGAAGCGATCGCGAGCTCGACGAGGCGCTCCTGCACATGCCCCGCATCGAGCAATTCCTCCGGCAAGACGCCAAAGAGCGCGTCCCCTTCGACGACACCGTCGCACGCCTGTCGCGCGTGGTTTTCGGCTCATAA
- a CDS encoding substrate-binding domain-containing protein, which translates to MYGPQRGASGNFQQLGIKEVVNVRHSLGTPILRFTAAMALLSFGALSGASLVGCDKDKGGASGGGAAPAASGEGTTSAASAKKTTIAVIPKGTTHEFWKSVHAGAVKASKEEKVDIIWKGPLKEDDLKGQIDVVESFTSQKVSGITLAPLSDKALVNSVTQATAAKVPVLVFDSDLASDQQVSFVATDNLAAGKIAGQNMVKLLNGKGKVIVLRYQEGSASTAKREQGFIEAIKEAKDIEIVSDNRYAGATTESAFAASENLLGAQKAAAGAIQGIFTPNESSTFGMLLALRKANLAGKIKFVGFDGSEKLLAGLKDGHIDGLLLQNPFRMGYLSIKTMAKHLRGEPIEKRVDTGAVFITKANMDSPDTQEVVHPDLKTWLGE; encoded by the coding sequence ATGTACGGCCCCCAACGCGGGGCCTCGGGTAACTTTCAGCAACTCGGTATCAAGGAGGTCGTGAACGTGCGCCACAGTTTAGGAACCCCCATCCTTCGTTTCACGGCAGCGATGGCGCTGCTTTCCTTCGGCGCGCTCTCGGGTGCGTCACTCGTCGGCTGTGACAAAGACAAAGGTGGCGCCAGCGGAGGCGGAGCGGCACCTGCAGCGAGTGGCGAGGGCACCACCTCGGCCGCGTCGGCGAAGAAGACGACCATCGCGGTGATCCCGAAAGGGACCACACACGAGTTCTGGAAGTCGGTGCATGCCGGTGCGGTGAAGGCCTCCAAAGAAGAGAAGGTCGACATCATCTGGAAAGGCCCGCTGAAGGAAGATGACCTCAAAGGCCAGATCGACGTCGTCGAGAGCTTCACCTCGCAAAAGGTGAGCGGCATCACCTTGGCGCCGTTGAGCGACAAGGCGCTGGTCAATTCGGTGACGCAAGCCACGGCGGCCAAGGTGCCGGTGCTGGTGTTCGACTCGGATCTGGCGAGCGATCAGCAGGTGAGCTTCGTGGCGACGGACAACCTCGCCGCAGGGAAGATCGCCGGACAGAACATGGTGAAGCTCCTCAATGGCAAGGGGAAGGTCATCGTGCTGCGCTACCAAGAGGGTTCGGCGAGCACGGCGAAGCGCGAGCAAGGCTTCATCGAGGCCATCAAGGAAGCGAAGGACATCGAGATCGTCAGCGACAACCGCTACGCGGGTGCGACGACGGAAAGCGCGTTCGCTGCCAGCGAGAACTTGCTCGGCGCGCAAAAGGCGGCGGCGGGGGCCATTCAGGGCATCTTCACGCCGAACGAGTCCAGCACGTTCGGCATGCTGCTGGCGCTGCGCAAGGCGAACTTGGCCGGCAAGATCAAGTTCGTCGGCTTCGACGGCTCGGAGAAGCTCTTGGCCGGGCTCAAAGATGGACACATCGACGGGCTGCTTCTGCAGAACCCGTTCCGAATGGGCTACCTGTCGATCAAGACGATGGCGAAGCACCTGCGGGGTGAGCCGATCGAAAAGCGCGTCGACACGGGCGCCGTGTTCATCACGAAGGCGAACATGGATTCGCCGGACACGCAGGAAGTCGTTCATCCGGATCTCAAGACCTGGCTCGGCGAGTAA
- the dnaJ gene encoding molecular chaperone DnaJ, with translation MSKRCYYEVLGCSKDASAEELRRAYKKEALKHHPDRNQGNPRAEQTFKEVNEAYQVLSDEQKRRIYDQFGFAGLEGAASGGPGDMGDVFSHMQDLFAEMFSGGPFGFGGNRAPRRGGDLRVQQRLSLRDAAFGCKREVVVHAPSRCDDCSGSGAAAGSKPEACSACRGTGQVSTARGFVMFTAPCARCQGRGQVIRNVCKSCKGEGVIAKPRKVTVNFPAGIDSGQRLRVQGQGMPGPGNVPPGDLYVEVDVEEDSRFERDGTDLVTRVNVGFVDAALGAEVRVPSIGPETENGEEPTLTVSIPAGTQSGAVFTLKGQGIPRLDGRGRGCLIVVVQVQVPTALTSRARELLTMLDEELRLGAEDAEGVSRRRVAASSK, from the coding sequence ATGTCGAAGCGGTGCTATTACGAAGTTCTGGGTTGTTCGAAGGATGCATCTGCCGAAGAACTGCGTCGCGCCTACAAGAAGGAGGCGTTGAAGCATCATCCGGATCGCAACCAGGGTAACCCTCGCGCCGAGCAAACCTTCAAGGAGGTGAACGAGGCGTACCAGGTGCTTTCCGACGAGCAGAAGCGCCGCATCTACGACCAGTTCGGTTTCGCAGGCCTCGAAGGGGCGGCGAGCGGTGGTCCCGGCGACATGGGCGACGTCTTCTCGCACATGCAGGACCTCTTCGCCGAAATGTTCTCCGGCGGCCCATTCGGCTTCGGAGGCAACCGCGCTCCACGTCGCGGTGGAGACCTGCGCGTTCAGCAGCGTCTTTCTCTTCGCGATGCGGCCTTTGGCTGCAAGCGCGAGGTCGTGGTCCACGCCCCCTCGCGCTGCGACGATTGCAGCGGCAGCGGGGCTGCCGCGGGCTCCAAACCGGAAGCCTGCAGCGCATGCCGCGGCACGGGCCAAGTGTCCACCGCGCGCGGTTTCGTCATGTTCACGGCGCCGTGCGCCCGTTGCCAAGGCCGCGGTCAGGTCATTCGCAACGTCTGCAAGTCGTGCAAGGGCGAGGGCGTCATCGCCAAGCCGCGCAAGGTGACGGTCAACTTCCCCGCCGGTATCGACTCGGGGCAGCGCCTTCGCGTGCAAGGGCAGGGTATGCCCGGCCCGGGCAACGTCCCGCCCGGAGATCTCTACGTCGAGGTCGACGTGGAGGAAGACTCGCGTTTCGAGCGCGATGGGACCGACTTGGTCACGCGCGTCAACGTCGGCTTCGTGGACGCGGCGCTCGGTGCGGAGGTGCGCGTTCCATCCATCGGCCCCGAGACGGAAAATGGGGAAGAGCCCACCCTCACGGTGAGCATCCCGGCGGGCACGCAATCGGGTGCGGTCTTCACCTTGAAAGGGCAGGGCATCCCCCGGCTCGATGGCCGCGGTCGCGGGTGCCTCATCGTCGTGGTTCAAGTGCAGGTGCCCACGGCTCTCACATCCCGCGCGCGCGAGCTGTTGACGATGCTCGATGAAGAGCTTCGTCTCGGTGCCGAAGATGCCGAAGGCGTCTCGCGCCGCCGCGTTGCGGCGTCGTCCAAGTAA
- a CDS encoding sugar ABC transporter ATP-binding protein produces the protein MSVSSLVARGLQKTFGATRALRGVDLEVRSGEIHALMGENGAGKSTLMSILSGAATPDTGSMELGGVPYRPSGPREARQAGVLLVHQELSLCGHMTVGENVMLGIEPARYGFLRRSEMREKAEAALKAVTGKEGTISLDVRAADLSPADRQLVEIARALAVPGCRILLLDEPTSSLAAGDVDRLFVLLRELKQRSLAVVYISHFLEEILRVCDVYTVLRDGQVAEKGTIAETTAKKLVLAMSGGATNAGTSPIEEAVRTEEGVTEKAPVLVVENASGVKKPSSASLTVHRGEVVGIAGLLGAGRTELLRMIFGLDPVARGSIRVASQGGSASPAKRIAQGVGFLSEDRKGEGLLLSMSIADNLTMSRLSGMGPPGFVKDGQQRNSAKKWTDMLAVKMRDVGQQVRDLSGGNQQKVALGRLLHQEADLFLLDEPTRGVDINSKTQIERHIRALAASGKAVLVVSSHLPDLLSICDRIGVMYRGRLGEIRPASAWTEHALLAAATGAEGNT, from the coding sequence GTGAGTGTGTCGTCCCTTGTTGCACGGGGGCTGCAGAAGACCTTCGGGGCCACGCGCGCACTGCGCGGCGTGGACCTGGAGGTTCGTAGCGGTGAAATTCATGCCCTGATGGGTGAGAACGGGGCCGGGAAATCGACCCTGATGAGCATCCTCTCGGGCGCGGCGACGCCGGACACGGGCTCCATGGAGCTCGGCGGCGTGCCGTATCGGCCTAGCGGTCCGCGCGAGGCGCGGCAAGCGGGCGTGTTGCTCGTGCACCAGGAGCTTTCGCTCTGCGGGCACATGACGGTGGGCGAAAATGTGATGCTCGGCATCGAGCCCGCGCGCTACGGCTTTTTGCGGCGCAGCGAGATGCGCGAGAAGGCGGAAGCCGCGCTGAAGGCGGTCACCGGCAAAGAGGGGACCATTTCGCTCGACGTGCGCGCGGCGGATCTTTCACCGGCCGATCGGCAATTGGTGGAGATTGCGCGCGCGCTGGCGGTGCCAGGGTGCCGCATTCTGCTGCTCGACGAACCCACGAGCTCCCTGGCGGCGGGCGACGTGGATCGGCTTTTCGTGCTTTTGCGCGAGCTGAAACAGCGTTCGCTCGCCGTGGTGTACATCTCGCACTTCTTGGAGGAGATCCTCCGCGTGTGCGACGTGTACACGGTTCTGCGCGACGGGCAGGTCGCCGAAAAGGGCACCATCGCGGAGACCACGGCGAAGAAGCTGGTGCTCGCCATGAGCGGTGGCGCGACGAATGCGGGAACGTCGCCCATCGAGGAAGCCGTGCGCACCGAAGAAGGCGTGACGGAGAAGGCGCCCGTGCTCGTGGTGGAAAACGCTTCGGGCGTGAAGAAGCCTTCGTCGGCGTCGCTCACGGTGCATCGCGGTGAAGTGGTGGGCATCGCGGGGCTCTTGGGCGCGGGCCGCACGGAGCTTTTGCGCATGATCTTCGGGCTCGATCCGGTGGCGCGCGGAAGCATCCGGGTGGCGAGCCAGGGCGGGTCGGCCTCGCCGGCCAAGCGCATCGCGCAGGGCGTGGGCTTCTTGAGCGAGGACCGCAAAGGCGAAGGGCTCTTGCTGAGCATGAGCATCGCGGACAACCTGACGATGTCGCGGCTGTCGGGCATGGGCCCGCCGGGCTTCGTCAAAGACGGACAGCAGCGCAATAGCGCGAAGAAGTGGACGGACATGCTCGCGGTGAAGATGCGCGACGTGGGCCAGCAAGTGCGCGATCTTTCGGGGGGCAATCAGCAGAAGGTGGCGCTGGGGCGCTTGCTTCACCAGGAGGCCGATCTGTTCTTGCTCGACGAGCCGACCCGCGGGGTCGACATCAACAGCAAGACGCAGATCGAACGTCACATTCGGGCGCTCGCAGCCTCGGGAAAAGCGGTGCTCGTGGTGTCGAGCCACCTTCCCGATTTGCTTTCCATTTGCGATCGCATCGGCGTGATGTACCGCGGTCGCCTCGGTGAGATCCGTCCGGCATCGGCGTGGACGGAGCATGCGCTTTTGGCTGCGGCCACGGGTGCCGAAGGAAATACATGA
- a CDS encoding cobalamin-dependent protein (Presence of a B(12) (cobalamin)-binding domain implies dependence on cobalamin itself, in one of its several forms, or in some unusual lineages, dependence on a cobalamin-like analog.) — MRVLLVSANREKLPSAVVPIGILSVAAAVRDAHDVSVVDLCFEADPLEAVEKAITSFRPDVVGLGLRNLHDNTYAGSEHLLAYYEDVATRIRQTTDAPLVLGGAAITLRPTQLLERLGASHAVVGEGENSFRALVDALARGERPEPIITSEVIRASQAKYVQLARKPMVPNSLDGLPTPARDLVDARYFSLDGTDSVQTKRGCAFQCTYCDYPDLEGRKVRMRRPEAVVDEMEYLASGSRGVSHAFVVDSVFNVPRSHALAVCRTMVERRVTLPWVCYVSPASLDEELVEAMARAGCIGAEIGTDSGTPRVLERLRKPFTLDQVRRVRAAFRAHGIADCHTFVLGAEGETVAEAEGTLAFVEELDPDVAVFIAFMEDRESHGIGRAEHRQALLDLLAREAPKHPGWIVPELGIRFGTKISTFLQRARLRGPGWVHLAHARRGRGFRG; from the coding sequence ATGCGGGTGCTCCTCGTTTCCGCCAACCGAGAGAAGCTCCCCTCCGCCGTCGTGCCCATCGGCATCTTGTCGGTCGCCGCTGCGGTGCGCGATGCGCACGATGTCTCCGTGGTCGACCTCTGTTTCGAGGCCGATCCCCTGGAGGCCGTGGAGAAAGCCATCACCAGCTTTCGACCCGACGTGGTCGGCCTTGGACTGCGCAATCTGCACGACAACACGTACGCGGGGAGCGAGCACCTGCTCGCGTATTACGAGGACGTGGCCACACGCATCCGTCAGACCACGGATGCGCCGCTCGTGCTCGGCGGCGCGGCGATCACCCTGCGACCCACGCAGCTTCTCGAGCGCCTCGGCGCCTCCCACGCCGTCGTCGGTGAAGGAGAAAACAGTTTTCGCGCCCTGGTGGACGCACTGGCGCGCGGCGAACGACCCGAGCCGATCATCACGTCGGAGGTGATCCGCGCCTCCCAGGCGAAATACGTGCAACTTGCACGCAAGCCGATGGTGCCGAACAGCCTCGATGGGCTGCCCACGCCGGCGCGCGATCTCGTCGATGCGCGCTATTTCAGCCTGGACGGGACCGACTCGGTGCAGACCAAGCGCGGGTGCGCCTTTCAATGCACCTATTGCGACTACCCGGATCTCGAGGGGCGCAAGGTTCGCATGCGCCGCCCCGAGGCGGTGGTCGACGAAATGGAGTACCTCGCCAGCGGCTCGCGTGGGGTGTCGCACGCCTTCGTCGTCGACAGTGTCTTCAACGTGCCGCGCTCGCACGCGCTCGCGGTGTGCCGCACCATGGTCGAGCGGCGGGTGACCCTTCCGTGGGTCTGCTACGTATCGCCGGCATCGCTCGACGAGGAGCTCGTCGAGGCCATGGCGCGCGCCGGCTGCATCGGCGCGGAAATCGGGACCGATTCGGGCACCCCCCGCGTGCTCGAGCGCCTTCGCAAGCCATTCACGCTCGATCAGGTGCGCCGCGTGCGTGCGGCCTTCCGCGCCCACGGCATCGCGGACTGCCACACCTTCGTGCTCGGCGCCGAAGGTGAAACGGTGGCCGAGGCCGAGGGCACGCTGGCCTTCGTCGAAGAGCTCGATCCCGACGTCGCCGTGTTCATCGCCTTCATGGAAGACCGCGAGAGCCATGGCATCGGTCGCGCGGAGCACCGGCAAGCGCTGCTCGATCTCCTCGCGCGCGAGGCACCGAAGCACCCGGGTTGGATCGTTCCCGAGCTGGGCATCCGCTTCGGCACCAAGATATCGACCTTCCTGCAGCGCGCGCGCCTGCGCGGCCCGGGCTGGGTCCACCTGGCCCATGCCCGCCGCGGAAGAGGGTTTAGGGGGTAG
- a CDS encoding ABC transporter permease gives MSKGLSLPKLRAAWIGPLLAVALLFGLFAILAHETFPTTNTIVTMLRQTTVVGIAAVGMTMIIVLGGIDLSVGSAVALTTVAIALMLRGGHGAFVSALAGIAAATLCGAINGALVGYMKFVPFIATLGTMSLLRGLCKGMASEQKIDAEPHGLETLLAPLPDGREWMLLPTGVWITVILAIAVALLLRTTQAGRYVFAVGSSEPAARLCGINVPRVKFGVFALAGILVGWAGVLEFSRLTVGDPTDSVGLELDVIAAVVIGGGSLSGGEGSVLGSVLGALLMTIIKTGCTHVGLPNWVQEILTGIIIVVAVGLDRIRHRQGD, from the coding sequence ATGTCCAAAGGTTTGTCCCTTCCGAAACTTCGCGCAGCGTGGATTGGGCCGCTGCTCGCGGTGGCTCTGCTCTTCGGATTGTTCGCCATCCTCGCGCACGAGACGTTCCCGACGACGAACACGATCGTCACGATGCTGCGGCAGACGACGGTGGTGGGCATCGCCGCCGTCGGCATGACGATGATCATCGTGCTCGGCGGCATCGATCTCTCCGTGGGCTCGGCGGTCGCGCTCACCACGGTGGCCATTGCGCTGATGTTGCGCGGCGGACATGGAGCCTTCGTATCCGCGTTGGCCGGCATCGCGGCGGCGACGTTGTGTGGTGCGATCAACGGGGCCCTGGTGGGCTACATGAAATTCGTCCCGTTCATCGCGACGTTGGGCACGATGAGCCTCTTGCGCGGTCTGTGCAAAGGCATGGCGAGCGAGCAGAAGATCGACGCGGAGCCGCACGGCCTGGAGACATTGCTCGCGCCGTTGCCCGATGGCCGCGAGTGGATGCTCTTGCCGACCGGCGTGTGGATCACGGTCATTCTGGCCATCGCGGTGGCGCTGCTTTTGCGGACGACGCAGGCAGGCCGCTACGTGTTCGCCGTCGGCTCGAGCGAGCCGGCCGCGCGTCTTTGCGGCATCAATGTGCCGCGGGTGAAGTTCGGCGTGTTCGCCCTGGCCGGGATCCTGGTCGGATGGGCCGGCGTCCTCGAGTTCTCCCGCCTCACCGTGGGCGATCCCACCGACTCGGTGGGCCTCGAGCTCGACGTGATTGCCGCCGTGGTCATCGGCGGCGGTTCACTCAGCGGCGGCGAGGGCTCGGTGCTCGGTTCCGTTCTCGGTGCCTTGTTGATGACGATCATCAAGACAGGCTGCACCCACGTGGGGCTCCCCAACTGGGTTCAGGAGATCCTGACGGGCATCATCATCGTGGTGGCTGTCGGGCTGGATCGGATCCGGCATCGCCAGGGGGACTGA